The Amycolatopsis methanolica 239 nucleotide sequence GACGAGATCCGAGCGGAAGCTGTCGGCGAGACCGACTGTCGCAAAGGACTCGCCGAACCTCTGCTTCGCAACGAGCCACCGCACGCGGTAGGTGGTCTTCCGCTTGCCCTTGATCTTCTCTACTGCCCAGATACGGACGTCGTGGCTGGTCTGCATCAGGCGGCCACCTCTCGGGATTCTAGCCACGCTTCGAGGTCCGAGCGTCGAATGCGGATTTCGCCGTTCGGCAGCTTGATATGCCGTGGTGCGCGGCCCTTTGCACACCAGTCGTAGAAGGTCGACTTGGCGACCTGGAGCTCTTCGCAGAACGCTTTCAGCGTGAGGAATCGGGACGTGGTGCCCATGACGAGGTGTCCTCCGAGGAGAGGTGACGGTCGGCGACGGCTGGCATGAGGCATGGCGGATTCCTTCTGGTGTTGCGGCTATGTCGCGTAACTGGCGTAACCGGCGTAACCGGCCTGGTCAGCGGGTTACGGATGGTTGGGCGGTTACGGATGCATCCGTAACCGGGGCTCGTGCCGTAACCGGCTGACCTGCGGGGTTACGTGAGTTACGTCGGTTACGCGGTAGAGCCGGGGTCGGCGGGTAGGTACCGCTTCCAGGCGTCGGCGAGGCCGGTTTCGCCAGTGGCGAGGTAGCCGCGGGTGGGCTTGCCCTCGGCCTTGTAGACGGTGGGCTTGACGCCGTAGCGGTCCAGCTCTTTGGCCAGTCGGCGGGCGTCCAGCGGTTTGCCGTAGAGGTCGCCCCACGGTGCCTCTTCGTTGGCGTAGAGGGCTTCCAGGATCGCGGCGGTGGACAGCCGGTCGGCCTGGCGCTGGGTGAAGACCTCGCGGAGATCGGCCAGGAGCCGGATGCCGAGGCTGCCCTTGTGCGGGTCGTTGTTGGCCACGAAGTGCGCGCAGGCGGCCCGGGCGGTGTCGGGCCAGTGGCCGCCGGCGGCGTCGGCGAGGGCGATCAGCGGTTCCCAGATCTCGGCGGATCGGTCGGTGACGCCTTCGGGCATGTCGGGCTCGGCGTCGTCGAGCCTGTCGGCGACGCTGGCGACCCACGCGGCGAGCTTCTCCCGCAGCGGTTCGGCCTCGGTCTCGATGCGGCGGGTCTTGAAGGGCTCTACCCGCTCGTTCGGGGCGCGGCGGCGCATGTGGATGGTGATGGCGCGGGTGGTGATGGTGTCGGGCATGTGCCCGGCGATCCCGGCCAGCGCTACGGGGGCGTAGACCTTGAAGCGCTGCACGTTCATGGCCTTGGCGTCACCGACGCACCGGGCGATGGTGGCGGAGCGCTTGTAGCCGGCGTTGAGCATGGCGCGCAGGTCTTCGTAGTTGCCGCCGTTCTTCGGGTTGAAGATCGCGTCCACCTCGTCGAACAGGATGGTGATGGGGGCGGCGTTGACCATCCGGAACAGGGCGGCGGTGCTGGCGGAAATGGTCATTTCCGGGGCGTGCACGAGGTACTGGGCGACCTCCAGCACGCGGGTCTTGCCGGACCCGGGTTCGGCGCTGGACAGGATCAGCCGCGGGGTGACGTAGAAGTGCTCGGCGGCGTGGGTGTGGGCGTACCAGAGCGCGAGGGTGGGCACGCAGTGCTCGTCGGGGAAGGCGTTGAAGCGGGACACGAAGGCTCCGATCTCATCGAGGACGGCGGCACCATCGGCGGGTGTGGGGCCGGGTGCGCGGGCGGCGGGCACGACCCGCAGCGGGCGGGCGGGATGGCTCATCCGGGCTTCCTTCTCGGCTCAGCTAGGGGATGTCAGGCGGCGTCCTGGTCGGCCCGCAGCCGGGCGCGGACGCGGACGACGGTGCGCGGGGTGATGCGCAGGGTGCAGGCGATCTCGCGGGCGGTCTTGCCGGCGCGGGTCAGCCGGGCGACCTCCCGGTCGCGCGGGGTCTGCGGGCGGCGGTGGCGGCGCGGGCGTTCCTGCT carries:
- a CDS encoding DUF3631 domain-containing protein, translated to MSHPARPLRVVPAARAPGPTPADGAAVLDEIGAFVSRFNAFPDEHCVPTLALWYAHTHAAEHFYVTPRLILSSAEPGSGKTRVLEVAQYLVHAPEMTISASTAALFRMVNAAPITILFDEVDAIFNPKNGGNYEDLRAMLNAGYKRSATIARCVGDAKAMNVQRFKVYAPVALAGIAGHMPDTITTRAITIHMRRRAPNERVEPFKTRRIETEAEPLREKLAAWVASVADRLDDAEPDMPEGVTDRSAEIWEPLIALADAAGGHWPDTARAACAHFVANNDPHKGSLGIRLLADLREVFTQRQADRLSTAAILEALYANEEAPWGDLYGKPLDARRLAKELDRYGVKPTVYKAEGKPTRGYLATGETGLADAWKRYLPADPGSTA
- a CDS encoding helix-turn-helix transcriptional regulator yields the protein MGTTSRFLTLKAFCEELQVAKSTFYDWCAKGRAPRHIKLPNGEIRIRRSDLEAWLESREVAA